GTACCGCGGCATGGACATCGGCACCGCGAAGCCGACGCGCGCCGAGCGTGCACGCGTGCCGCATCACCTCATCGATGTCGCCGATCCCGGCGAGCGTTACGACGTGTTCCGCTATCA
This sequence is a window from Candidatus Limnocylindria bacterium. Protein-coding genes within it:
- a CDS encoding isopentenyl transferase family protein, whose translation is MVGPTASGKSALALRVAEALGGEILSADSRQVYRGMDIGTAKPTRAERARVPHHLIDVADPGERYDVFRY